In Arsenicicoccus sp. oral taxon 190, the following are encoded in one genomic region:
- a CDS encoding acetyl-CoA C-acetyltransferase: MSVASSPSVIVAGARTPMGRLMGSLKGFSGADLGAVAIKGALDKAKVSPEQIDYVIMGQVLTAGAGQIPARQAAVKAGIPMTVPALTINKVCLSGLDAIALADQLIRAGEVEIVMAGGQESMTNAPHLLAKSRDGFKYGDATLADSMIVDGLWDVFTEQPMGLLTEAQNAGDTAVSREEQDAFAARSHQLAAQAWQEGRYDDEVVPVTIPQRKGDPIEFKTDEGVRGDTTAESLGRLKPAFSKDGTITAGSASQISDGAAAVVVMSKAKAEELGLSWIAEIGAHGIVAGPDSSLQLQPSAAIAAACRKEGIAPSDLDLVEINEAFAAVGIASARELGLDQDRINVNGGAIALGHPLGMSGARIVLTLALELGRRGGGTGAAALCGGGGQGDALIIKVTP; this comes from the coding sequence ATGTCCGTTGCATCCTCCCCGTCGGTCATCGTCGCCGGCGCTCGCACCCCCATGGGCCGCCTCATGGGGTCGCTCAAGGGCTTCAGCGGTGCCGACCTCGGCGCGGTGGCCATCAAGGGGGCCCTCGACAAGGCCAAGGTCTCCCCGGAGCAGATCGACTACGTGATCATGGGGCAGGTGCTGACGGCCGGCGCCGGCCAGATCCCGGCGCGCCAGGCGGCGGTCAAGGCCGGCATCCCGATGACCGTCCCGGCCCTCACCATCAACAAGGTGTGCCTGTCGGGGCTGGACGCGATCGCTCTCGCCGACCAGCTCATCCGTGCCGGTGAGGTCGAGATCGTCATGGCCGGCGGCCAGGAGTCCATGACCAACGCCCCGCACCTGCTGGCGAAGTCCCGCGACGGGTTCAAGTATGGCGACGCCACCCTCGCCGACTCGATGATCGTCGACGGCCTGTGGGACGTCTTCACCGAGCAGCCGATGGGCCTGCTGACCGAGGCGCAGAACGCCGGCGACACCGCCGTCTCCCGCGAGGAGCAGGACGCCTTCGCCGCGCGCTCGCACCAGCTGGCCGCGCAGGCGTGGCAGGAGGGCCGCTACGACGACGAGGTGGTCCCGGTGACCATCCCGCAGCGCAAGGGCGACCCCATCGAGTTCAAGACCGACGAGGGGGTCCGGGGCGACACCACCGCCGAGTCCCTCGGCCGGCTCAAGCCGGCCTTCAGCAAGGACGGCACCATCACGGCCGGCTCGGCCTCGCAGATCTCCGACGGCGCCGCTGCCGTGGTCGTCATGAGCAAGGCCAAGGCCGAGGAGCTGGGCCTGAGCTGGATCGCGGAGATCGGCGCGCACGGCATCGTCGCCGGGCCCGACTCGTCGCTGCAGCTGCAGCCGTCGGCGGCCATCGCGGCCGCCTGCCGCAAGGAGGGCATCGCGCCCTCCGACCTCGACCTCGTCGAGATCAACGAGGCCTTCGCGGCGGTCGGCATCGCCTCGGCGCGCGAGCTCGGCCTGGACCAGGACCGCATCAACGTCAACGGCGGCGCCATCGCGCTGGGTCACCCGCTCGGCATGTCCGGCGCCCGCATCGTGCTGACCCTGGCGCTCGAGCTGGGCCGTCGTGGCGGGGGCACCGGCGCGGCCGCGCTGTGCGGCGGCGGTGGTCAGGGCGACGCCCTGATCATCAAGGTCACCCCCTGA
- a CDS encoding MarR family winged helix-turn-helix transcriptional regulator — MTTPLNLPFDPIARAESSWRERWGDAAPSRQMATATSLLRVAQMLTTQFDQACAQHGLTFARYEALVLLAFGRDTGLPMSKIGERLMVHPTSATSIVQRLEAQGYVRRVPNPADGRGTLAQITEDGRAVMEAATQDLHELGFGLDVLSTQEHEQLFGLLRRVRVAGGDFTG, encoded by the coding sequence GTGACCACGCCGCTCAACCTGCCCTTCGACCCGATCGCCCGCGCCGAGTCCTCGTGGCGCGAGCGCTGGGGCGACGCGGCGCCGTCGCGGCAGATGGCCACCGCGACGAGCCTGCTGCGGGTGGCGCAGATGCTGACGACGCAGTTCGACCAGGCGTGCGCGCAGCACGGACTCACGTTCGCGCGCTACGAGGCGCTCGTGCTGCTGGCCTTCGGGCGGGACACCGGGCTGCCGATGTCCAAGATCGGCGAACGCCTCATGGTGCACCCCACGAGCGCGACGAGCATCGTGCAGCGGCTCGAGGCCCAGGGATACGTCCGGCGGGTGCCCAACCCCGCGGACGGCCGCGGGACGCTGGCCCAGATCACCGAGGACGGACGCGCCGTGATGGAGGCCGCGACCCAGGATCTGCACGAGCTGGGCTTCGGGCTCGACGTGCTGAGCACGCAGGAGCACGAGCAGCTCTTCGGGCTGCTGCGGCGGGTGCGGGTCGCGGGCGGCGACTTCACCGGCTGA
- a CDS encoding GNAT family N-acetyltransferase produces MSTLRLTRLGPRDALLVLAAGDLFDTPPTEEGARRFLELPGHHLVLAIEGYRPVGFVSGVEMSHPDKGTEMFVYELAVAPEQQRRGIGSALLRELQAIAAERGCYAVWTITETDNAAAMATYRALGARESSGTTILEWEGGHATR; encoded by the coding sequence ATGAGCACCCTGCGGCTGACGCGGCTCGGGCCACGGGACGCCCTGCTGGTGCTGGCCGCCGGGGACCTCTTCGACACCCCGCCGACCGAGGAGGGCGCCCGCCGCTTCCTGGAGCTGCCGGGACACCACCTCGTGCTGGCCATCGAGGGCTACCGGCCGGTCGGGTTCGTCAGCGGCGTCGAGATGAGCCATCCCGACAAGGGCACCGAGATGTTCGTCTACGAGCTGGCCGTGGCTCCGGAGCAGCAGCGGCGCGGCATCGGCTCCGCCCTGCTGCGCGAGCTGCAGGCGATCGCGGCCGAGCGTGGCTGCTACGCGGTGTGGACCATCACCGAGACCGACAACGCCGCGGCGATGGCGACATACCGCGCCCTCGGAGCCCGGGAGTCGAGCGGCACGACGATCCTGGAGTGGGAGGGTGGGCACGCCACCCGCTAA
- a CDS encoding acyl-CoA mutase large subunit family protein: MTIQETQRSASAAPAPDSPERRRDGRRRWQERYDEAVAKGRVRDADFTTLSGVEVEPVYGPTDEQAAADERMDRIGWPGEFPYTRGLHATGYRGKSWTIRQFAGFGNAVQTNERYKMILARGGGGLSVAFDMPTLMGRDSDDPMSLGEVGHCGVAIDSASDMDILFSDIPMGDTTTSMTVSGPAVPVFCMYLVAAERQGVDISTLNGTLQTDIFKEYIAQKEWLFAPEPHLRLIGDLMAYCDANIKAYKPLSVSGYHIREAGATAAQELAFTLADGFGYVELGLSRGLDINSFAPGLSFFFDAHVDFFEEIAKFRAARRIWARWMRDVYGATSEKAMQLRFHTQTAGVSLTAQQPYNNVVRTAVEALAGVLGGTNSLHTNALDETLALPTEQSAEIALRTQQVIMEETGVTNVADPLGGSWYVEALTDTIEAEAEAIFTRILSMGKVPVDSADKARLAEVVRDNVGKAEGGVWPMTSGILRGIEEGWFMSEIGDAAFTYQLALESGQKKIVGVNCLTESVSSELDILRVSHEVEREQVEVLGQRRAGRNEDIAADAVRRMVEVSRTQDNMIPAMLDAVRAEATLGEICDALRAEWGIYREPARF, from the coding sequence ATGACCATCCAGGAGACCCAGCGCAGCGCCTCCGCGGCCCCCGCCCCCGACTCGCCCGAGCGCCGCCGCGACGGGCGTCGTCGCTGGCAGGAGCGCTACGACGAGGCGGTCGCCAAGGGCCGCGTCCGCGACGCCGACTTCACCACCCTGTCCGGCGTCGAGGTCGAGCCCGTCTACGGCCCCACCGACGAGCAGGCGGCCGCCGACGAGCGCATGGACCGCATCGGCTGGCCCGGCGAGTTCCCCTACACCCGAGGGCTGCACGCGACCGGCTACCGCGGCAAGAGCTGGACGATCCGCCAGTTCGCGGGCTTCGGCAACGCCGTGCAGACCAACGAGCGCTACAAGATGATCCTGGCCCGCGGCGGCGGTGGCTTGTCCGTCGCCTTCGACATGCCGACGCTGATGGGGCGCGACTCCGACGACCCGATGAGCCTCGGCGAGGTCGGGCACTGCGGCGTCGCCATCGACTCGGCGTCCGACATGGACATCCTCTTCAGCGACATCCCGATGGGTGACACGACCACCTCGATGACCGTGTCCGGTCCCGCGGTGCCGGTCTTCTGCATGTACCTCGTCGCCGCCGAGCGCCAGGGCGTGGACATCTCGACGCTCAACGGCACGCTGCAGACGGATATCTTCAAGGAGTACATCGCGCAGAAGGAGTGGCTCTTCGCCCCCGAGCCGCACCTGCGCCTCATCGGCGACCTGATGGCCTACTGCGATGCCAACATCAAGGCCTACAAGCCGCTCTCGGTCTCCGGCTACCACATCCGCGAGGCCGGCGCGACGGCCGCGCAGGAGCTCGCCTTCACCCTCGCCGACGGCTTCGGCTACGTCGAGCTCGGCCTGTCCCGCGGCCTGGACATCAACTCCTTCGCCCCGGGTCTGTCCTTCTTCTTCGACGCGCACGTCGACTTCTTCGAGGAGATCGCCAAGTTCCGCGCCGCCCGCCGCATCTGGGCGCGCTGGATGCGCGACGTCTACGGCGCCACCTCGGAGAAGGCCATGCAGCTGCGCTTCCACACGCAGACGGCCGGGGTGTCGCTCACGGCGCAGCAGCCCTACAACAACGTCGTGCGCACCGCGGTCGAGGCCCTCGCCGGCGTCCTCGGCGGCACCAACTCGCTGCACACCAACGCCCTCGACGAGACCCTCGCGCTGCCCACCGAGCAGTCCGCCGAGATTGCCCTGCGGACCCAGCAGGTGATCATGGAGGAGACGGGCGTCACCAATGTCGCTGACCCGCTGGGTGGTTCGTGGTACGTCGAGGCCCTGACCGACACGATCGAGGCCGAGGCGGAGGCGATCTTCACCCGCATCCTGTCCATGGGCAAGGTGCCGGTCGACTCCGCCGACAAGGCCCGGCTCGCCGAGGTCGTGCGCGACAACGTCGGCAAGGCCGAGGGCGGGGTCTGGCCAATGACCTCCGGCATCCTGCGCGGCATCGAGGAGGGCTGGTTCATGTCCGAGATCGGGGACGCCGCCTTCACCTACCAGCTCGCGCTCGAGTCCGGCCAGAAGAAGATCGTCGGCGTCAACTGCCTCACCGAGTCCGTGAGCTCCGAGCTCGACATCCTGCGCGTCTCCCACGAGGTGGAGCGCGAGCAGGTGGAGGTGCTCGGCCAGCGGCGCGCCGGTCGCAACGAGGACATCGCCGCCGACGCCGTCCGCCGGATGGTCGAGGTCTCCCGGACCCAGGACAACATGATCCCCGCCATGCTCGACGCGGTCCGCGCCGAGGCGACGCTGGGCGAGATCTGCGACGCCCTGCGCGCGGAGTGGGGCATCTACCGCGAGCCCGCCCGCTTCTGA
- the meaB gene encoding methylmalonyl Co-A mutase-associated GTPase MeaB produces MTRPVDIPTLVEQARRGAPRAVARLISMVEDAHPALREVMAALAPYSGHAHIIGITGSPGVGKSTSTNALVTALRRRDLRVGVLAVDPSSPFSGGALLGDRIRMTDHVLDPRVYIRSMASRGHLGGLSWTTPQALRVLDAAGCDVVLVETVGVGQSEVEIVGLADTTVVLLAPGMGDGIQAAKAGILEIGDVFVVNKADRDGADNTVRDIRHMISLGDRTEPGLWRPPVVKTVASRDEGVDEVVEALDKHLTWMKDKGELRARRLRRAADEIEAIVIKSLRERMGDLRGEHGVDTLAAAVVDGEQDSYSAADQILADLT; encoded by the coding sequence GTGACCCGTCCGGTCGACATCCCGACCCTCGTCGAGCAGGCCCGCAGGGGTGCGCCCCGGGCGGTTGCCCGGCTGATCTCCATGGTGGAGGACGCACACCCGGCCCTGCGCGAGGTGATGGCCGCGCTCGCCCCCTACAGCGGGCACGCCCACATCATCGGGATCACGGGCTCGCCGGGCGTCGGCAAGTCGACCTCGACCAACGCCCTCGTGACGGCGCTGCGCCGCCGGGACCTGCGGGTGGGGGTGCTGGCCGTGGACCCGTCGTCGCCCTTCTCGGGGGGTGCCCTGCTCGGGGACCGCATCCGGATGACCGACCACGTCCTGGACCCGCGGGTCTACATCCGCTCGATGGCCTCGCGCGGTCACCTTGGCGGTCTGTCCTGGACCACCCCGCAGGCGCTGCGCGTCCTCGACGCGGCCGGCTGCGACGTGGTGCTCGTCGAGACCGTCGGGGTGGGCCAGTCGGAGGTCGAGATCGTCGGTCTCGCCGACACCACGGTCGTGCTGCTGGCACCCGGCATGGGCGACGGCATCCAGGCTGCCAAGGCCGGCATCCTCGAGATCGGCGACGTCTTCGTCGTCAACAAGGCCGACCGCGACGGCGCCGACAACACCGTCCGCGACATACGGCACATGATCTCGCTCGGCGACCGGACCGAGCCCGGGCTGTGGCGCCCGCCGGTGGTGAAGACCGTCGCGTCGCGCGACGAGGGCGTCGACGAGGTGGTTGAGGCGCTCGACAAGCACCTGACGTGGATGAAGGACAAGGGCGAGCTGCGCGCCCGCCGGCTGCGTCGCGCCGCCGACGAGATCGAGGCGATCGTCATCAAGTCGCTGCGCGAGCGCATGGGGGACCTGCGCGGGGAGCACGGCGTCGACACGCTGGCCGCCGCGGTGGTCGACGGCGAGCAGGACTCCTACTCCGCGGCCGACCAGATCCTCGCCGACCTCACCTGA
- a CDS encoding thiamine-binding protein, whose amino-acid sequence MLFAFSIAPATAADESGSVSDAVADVIQVVRDSGLPHRTDAMFTTVEGEWDECLAVIKRACEACAEHSPRVSLVLKADLRPGRTGELDGKLERLEARLAERSS is encoded by the coding sequence ATGCTCTTCGCCTTCTCCATCGCCCCCGCCACCGCCGCGGACGAGTCGGGATCGGTCTCCGACGCCGTCGCCGACGTCATCCAGGTCGTCCGGGACTCCGGCCTGCCCCACCGCACCGACGCGATGTTCACCACCGTCGAGGGGGAGTGGGACGAGTGCCTGGCCGTCATCAAGCGCGCGTGCGAGGCCTGCGCCGAGCACAGCCCCCGTGTCAGCCTGGTCCTCAAGGCCGACCTGCGCCCGGGCCGGACCGGCGAGCTCGACGGCAAGCTGGAGCGCCTCGAGGCCAGGCTCGCCGAGCGCTCCTCCTGA
- a CDS encoding ArsR/SmtB family transcription factor encodes MTEHADDEERRRLRAVAHPLRLRMLSLLTGADLSATEVAAELDITQANASYHLRTLLGAGLVEVASEERVRGGMAVRYRHPWERERRTAPDEDGSLMAVILEELGRRNLHRDRAEQGHGTDAEVWLPQEAWDEVLEAMREVSRTVHARAVPPRTEGAVPVNVTIVAFRMQQSDRTAGRGRP; translated from the coding sequence ATGACGGAGCATGCCGACGACGAGGAACGCCGCCGCCTGCGGGCGGTGGCCCATCCGCTGCGGCTGCGGATGCTGTCCCTGCTGACAGGGGCGGACCTCAGCGCCACCGAGGTAGCGGCCGAGCTCGACATCACGCAGGCCAACGCCAGCTATCACCTGCGCACCCTGCTGGGGGCCGGGCTGGTCGAGGTGGCGTCCGAGGAGCGGGTCCGCGGCGGTATGGCGGTCCGCTACCGCCATCCCTGGGAGCGCGAGCGCAGGACGGCTCCGGACGAGGACGGATCCCTCATGGCGGTGATCCTGGAGGAGCTGGGGCGGCGCAACCTGCACCGCGACCGCGCTGAGCAGGGCCACGGCACGGACGCCGAGGTCTGGCTGCCGCAGGAGGCATGGGACGAGGTGCTCGAGGCGATGCGCGAGGTGTCGCGCACGGTGCACGCCCGGGCCGTCCCACCCCGGACGGAGGGCGCGGTGCCGGTCAACGTGACGATAGTGGCGTTCCGGATGCAGCAGTCGGATCGCACCGCAGGTCGCGGACGTCCCTGA
- a CDS encoding co-chaperone YbbN: protein MTSQPFSHAAARGAVDLSGLAQQPPGSPVSDASRGAAPGGGSGSPLVVEATDATISQIMQQSVSVPVVLLVWSASRGGSEVVADFAAVAQGAAGRFLLATVDVDASPGLGQALGVQQIPMAVGLLQGQPVPLFVGPQPRQVIEQYVDELLKVAVANGITGRLDVGEQPDAEELPGSPEHEEAFAALERGDFDGARAAYDKALAKDPQDRDAQVGKAQVDLLERTTGVDLQAARQAAADDPADIGAQLLVADLDVMGGHVEDAFLRLVDLVRTLAGDDRETVRRHLITLFDVVGSEDPRVKKGRTSLMSALF, encoded by the coding sequence ATGACGTCGCAGCCGTTCTCCCACGCCGCCGCCCGAGGCGCGGTCGACCTGTCCGGACTCGCGCAGCAGCCCCCTGGCTCGCCGGTCTCCGACGCCTCCCGGGGCGCCGCTCCCGGGGGCGGCTCCGGCTCGCCGCTGGTCGTCGAGGCCACCGACGCCACCATCTCGCAGATCATGCAGCAGTCGGTGAGCGTCCCCGTGGTGCTGCTCGTGTGGAGCGCCTCGCGCGGCGGCAGCGAGGTCGTCGCCGACTTCGCAGCGGTGGCGCAGGGCGCGGCCGGGCGCTTCCTGCTCGCGACCGTCGACGTGGACGCCAGCCCCGGTCTCGGCCAGGCCCTCGGCGTCCAGCAGATCCCCATGGCCGTCGGGCTGCTGCAGGGGCAACCGGTGCCGCTCTTCGTCGGGCCGCAGCCCCGCCAGGTCATCGAGCAGTACGTCGACGAGCTGCTCAAGGTCGCCGTGGCCAACGGCATCACGGGGCGCCTCGACGTCGGTGAGCAACCGGACGCCGAGGAGCTCCCCGGGTCCCCGGAGCACGAGGAGGCCTTCGCCGCCCTCGAGCGCGGTGACTTCGACGGCGCGCGGGCGGCATACGACAAGGCCCTGGCCAAGGACCCCCAGGACCGGGACGCTCAGGTGGGCAAGGCCCAGGTCGACCTGCTGGAGCGCACGACGGGCGTGGACCTGCAGGCGGCCCGCCAGGCCGCCGCCGACGACCCGGCCGACATCGGTGCGCAGCTGCTCGTCGCCGACCTGGACGTCATGGGCGGGCACGTCGAGGACGCCTTCCTGCGGCTCGTGGATCTTGTGCGCACGCTGGCCGGTGACGACCGCGAGACGGTCCGACGCCACCTGATCACGTTGTTCGACGTCGTGGGCAGCGAGGACCCCCGCGTCAAGAAGGGCCGCACCTCCCTCATGTCCGCCCTCTTCTGA
- a CDS encoding MFS transporter, whose translation MPALEVLRLPSFAWYFTARSISWLGTSMVGVALAFAVLGIGDASALAQVLAARTVALCACLLVGGAVGDRVSRRLVLQVSHALTALTQGAAAYLLITGQAEVWHLLVLESLNGAVSAFTMPAMQGIIPQVGPRSPLQQANSLIAFSRNGLLVLGPSLGALLVVTSGPGWALAINATTYLLALACLSRLRLPHRPRSGEPTTMLDELREGWGAFRSRRWLWVIVLAFGVLNAIHTGAWGVLGPVVATSDTHLGARGWGLAVSAEATGTVLVTLVLLRVPLRRPLLVGVAAIAGFAVPLVSLGLRAKLWPLLLASMLGGLGMETFGVGWNLAMTHEIPEHLLSRVSAYDMLGSFLAMPAGQLAFGWLGSRHDPHLVLLWAAAVFALVSLATLLVRDVRDLRCDPTAASGTPLSSR comes from the coding sequence ATGCCCGCTCTCGAGGTCCTGCGCCTGCCGTCCTTCGCGTGGTACTTCACAGCGCGGTCGATCTCCTGGCTCGGCACCAGCATGGTGGGGGTGGCGCTGGCCTTCGCCGTGCTGGGGATCGGCGACGCCTCGGCGCTGGCCCAGGTCCTGGCGGCGCGGACGGTCGCACTGTGCGCCTGCCTGCTCGTCGGCGGCGCCGTCGGGGACCGGGTGTCCCGCCGCCTCGTGCTGCAGGTCTCGCACGCACTGACCGCGCTCACGCAAGGCGCCGCGGCCTACCTGCTGATCACCGGCCAGGCCGAGGTCTGGCACCTGCTGGTGCTGGAGTCGCTCAACGGCGCCGTCTCGGCCTTCACCATGCCGGCGATGCAGGGCATCATCCCGCAGGTCGGGCCCAGATCGCCGCTCCAGCAGGCCAACTCGCTGATCGCCTTCAGCCGCAACGGATTGCTGGTCCTCGGCCCGTCGCTGGGCGCCCTCCTCGTCGTCACCTCCGGGCCGGGGTGGGCGCTGGCGATCAATGCCACGACCTATCTCCTGGCGCTCGCCTGCCTGAGCCGCCTGCGACTGCCCCACCGTCCGCGGTCCGGTGAGCCCACGACGATGCTGGACGAGCTCCGCGAGGGCTGGGGCGCCTTCCGCTCCCGGCGCTGGCTGTGGGTGATCGTGCTGGCCTTCGGCGTCCTCAACGCCATCCACACCGGCGCCTGGGGGGTGCTCGGCCCCGTGGTCGCCACCTCCGACACCCACCTGGGTGCCCGAGGGTGGGGTCTCGCGGTCAGCGCGGAGGCGACCGGCACTGTCCTCGTCACGCTGGTGCTGCTGCGGGTGCCGCTGCGCCGACCGCTGCTCGTCGGGGTGGCAGCGATCGCCGGCTTCGCCGTGCCCCTGGTGTCGCTCGGGCTGCGCGCCAAGCTGTGGCCGTTGCTCCTGGCCTCGATGCTGGGCGGCCTCGGGATGGAGACCTTCGGCGTGGGCTGGAACCTCGCCATGACCCACGAGATCCCCGAGCACCTGCTGTCGCGCGTGTCGGCCTACGACATGCTGGGCAGCTTCCTCGCCATGCCGGCCGGCCAGCTGGCCTTCGGGTGGCTCGGCAGCCGGCACGACCCGCACCTGGTGCTCCTGTGGGCCGCCGCGGTGTTCGCCCTCGTCAGCCTCGCCACGCTGCTGGTCAGGGACGTCCGCGACCTGCGGTGCGATCCGACTGCTGCATCCGGAACGCCACTATCGTCACGTTGA
- the mce gene encoding methylmalonyl-CoA epimerase: MADNALQGLFTHIDHVGIAVRDLDEAIEFYETKYGMTMAHREVNEEQGVAEAMMAVGDSTSHIQLLAPLNEQSTIAKFIDKSGVGMQQMAYRVESIDDVCATLRERGLRLLYPEPRRGTASSRINFIHPKDAGGVLVELVEPAPGGMH; this comes from the coding sequence ATGGCTGACAACGCACTGCAGGGACTGTTCACGCACATCGACCACGTCGGCATCGCGGTCCGCGACCTCGACGAGGCGATCGAGTTCTACGAGACCAAGTACGGCATGACGATGGCCCACCGCGAGGTCAACGAGGAGCAGGGCGTCGCCGAGGCGATGATGGCGGTCGGCGACTCGACCTCCCACATCCAGCTCCTCGCACCGCTCAACGAGCAGAGCACGATCGCCAAGTTCATCGACAAGTCGGGCGTGGGCATGCAGCAGATGGCGTACCGCGTCGAGTCCATCGACGACGTGTGCGCGACGCTGCGCGAGCGCGGTCTGCGGCTGCTCTACCCCGAGCCCCGGCGCGGCACCGCCAGCTCCCGGATCAACTTCATCCACCCCAAGGACGCCGGGGGCGTGCTGGTCGAGCTGGTCGAGCCGGCGCCGGGCGGCATGCACTGA
- a CDS encoding inositol monophosphatase family protein, with translation MTFAEDLELAAALVRTAGRLALQMRSAGVEGERKTSVSDVVTAADHAAEELVGSRLRAERPQDGLVGEEGTSSPADSGRTWFIDPVDGTYNFLHGMTHWCSALALVDDDGPILGAVYHPESDQLWLGGREHPTTCNGVPVEPVRDLPLDLVSAATYLHPTRFGRPEMIAPWAEATRLCATVRMLGSASVDLAWTSDSRVGVWYQADCHPWDWYPGQALVEAAGGVTRLVPVGGHTWHVAGSPTAVDQVADAMMQCLPRDEREAAAR, from the coding sequence ATGACCTTCGCCGAGGACCTCGAGCTCGCCGCCGCACTCGTCCGGACCGCCGGGAGGCTGGCCCTGCAGATGCGGTCGGCCGGCGTGGAGGGTGAGCGCAAGACCTCCGTGTCCGACGTGGTGACGGCCGCCGACCACGCCGCCGAGGAGCTGGTCGGCTCCCGCCTGCGCGCCGAGCGGCCGCAGGACGGCCTGGTCGGCGAGGAGGGGACCAGCTCCCCCGCTGACAGTGGGCGCACGTGGTTCATCGACCCGGTCGACGGCACCTACAACTTCCTGCACGGTATGACGCACTGGTGCTCGGCCCTCGCCCTGGTCGACGACGACGGGCCGATCCTCGGGGCGGTCTACCACCCCGAGAGCGACCAGCTGTGGCTCGGCGGTCGCGAGCACCCGACGACCTGCAACGGCGTGCCCGTGGAGCCGGTCCGTGACCTGCCGCTGGACCTGGTGAGCGCGGCGACCTACCTGCACCCCACGAGGTTCGGCCGCCCCGAGATGATCGCGCCGTGGGCCGAGGCGACCCGGCTGTGCGCGACCGTGCGGATGCTCGGCTCCGCGTCGGTGGACCTGGCCTGGACCTCGGACAGCCGGGTCGGGGTGTGGTACCAGGCCGACTGTCACCCGTGGGACTGGTATCCCGGCCAGGCGCTGGTCGAGGCAGCGGGCGGGGTGACGCGTCTGGTGCCGGTGGGTGGGCACACCTGGCACGTCGCCGGGTCGCCCACGGCCGTCGACCAGGTGGCCGACGCCATGATGCAGTGCCTGCCACGCGACGAGCGCGAGGCCGCCGCCCGATGA
- a CDS encoding DUF4184 family protein, producing MPFTLAHPALILPLRRSPLPFAGLVCGSLVPDVPLFLPGAVVGSRDAAHAWTHTAVGLVAFCLPVGVLLTVLWSLLLAEPLLDAAPDLLRERLRTRSARHRSYWWWLLPSVAIGAVAHLGWDQITNDDSWAAGHVPWLTQDLAGHPVARWSMYLSSILGLAVVALVAWRVLGRRTPVRRPRRVPQLAPWLIPVPLLAGGAAAAYELITVGPYMGYHALAYFMLTAAIGVAGAGLVLLSVVWQLLSPLDDVAASAG from the coding sequence GTGCCGTTCACCCTTGCCCACCCAGCGCTGATCCTGCCGCTGCGGCGCTCGCCGCTGCCCTTCGCGGGGCTCGTGTGCGGGTCGCTGGTGCCGGACGTGCCGCTCTTCCTGCCGGGTGCCGTGGTCGGCAGCCGGGACGCGGCGCACGCCTGGACGCACACCGCGGTCGGCCTCGTGGCGTTCTGCCTCCCGGTGGGGGTGCTGCTGACTGTGCTGTGGTCGTTGCTGCTGGCCGAGCCGCTGCTGGACGCCGCCCCCGACCTGCTGCGGGAGCGGCTGCGGACCCGCTCGGCGCGGCACCGCAGCTATTGGTGGTGGCTGCTGCCGTCCGTGGCCATCGGCGCGGTGGCCCACCTCGGCTGGGACCAGATCACCAACGACGACAGCTGGGCGGCCGGGCACGTCCCCTGGCTGACCCAGGACCTGGCCGGCCACCCCGTGGCGCGCTGGTCGATGTACCTCTCCTCGATCCTCGGCCTGGCCGTCGTCGCGCTCGTCGCGTGGCGGGTGCTCGGCCGCCGGACCCCGGTCCGCCGTCCCCGCCGGGTGCCGCAGCTCGCGCCGTGGCTGATCCCGGTGCCGCTGCTGGCGGGCGGCGCGGCGGCGGCATACGAGCTGATCACGGTGGGGCCCTACATGGGCTACCACGCGCTGGCCTACTTCATGCTGACCGCCGCCATCGGCGTCGCCGGGGCCGGGCTGGTGCTGCTCTCGGTCGTCTGGCAGCTGCTGTCACCCCTCGATGACGTGGCCGCCTCCGCCGGGTAG